One stretch of Methylococcus capsulatus DNA includes these proteins:
- the cmr4 gene encoding type III-B CRISPR module RAMP protein Cmr4, which produces MFEKRAAVFLYAVSPVHLGAGQAVGVIDNPIQRERHTGHPCFAGSGIKGAVRHGFETIGGDASLIDRLFGPDAGSADLHAGAVSFGDAQLVALPVRSLKGGYVYATCPQAISRAQRLLGLIGIPEGWPALPGIEEGRCLLANPALLSGDKLHLEAFEYTAQVSQDLPRLSEDLATRALPADDGYTFFRDKLKTDLVVLSDTDFAYFAQNAMLIEPHVRIDPDTGTAKERGLFYTENLPPESLLIAPLLASQTRTGKKKDDKEDWEDAAGVMLKIKNVINGKLLQIGGDATTGRGLVVAKVVEGN; this is translated from the coding sequence ATGTTTGAGAAAAGGGCCGCTGTTTTTCTCTACGCCGTCAGCCCCGTCCACCTGGGCGCCGGGCAAGCCGTAGGCGTCATCGACAACCCCATCCAGCGCGAGCGCCACACCGGGCACCCCTGCTTTGCCGGTTCCGGCATCAAGGGCGCGGTGCGGCATGGGTTCGAGACCATTGGCGGTGATGCCAGCCTGATCGACCGGCTGTTCGGTCCCGATGCGGGAAGCGCCGACCTGCACGCCGGCGCCGTCAGCTTCGGCGACGCCCAACTGGTGGCCCTGCCGGTTCGCTCGCTCAAAGGCGGCTACGTGTATGCCACCTGTCCCCAAGCCATCTCTCGCGCCCAGCGGCTGCTCGGCCTGATTGGCATCCCGGAGGGTTGGCCCGCGCTGCCCGGCATCGAAGAAGGCCGCTGCCTGCTCGCCAACCCGGCCTTGCTTTCCGGCGACAAGCTGCACCTGGAAGCCTTCGAATACACCGCCCAAGTGTCCCAAGACTTGCCCAGGCTTTCCGAAGACCTCGCCACCCGCGCCCTGCCCGCGGACGACGGCTACACCTTTTTCCGCGACAAGCTCAAGACCGACCTGGTGGTGCTCTCCGACACCGATTTCGCCTACTTCGCCCAAAACGCCATGCTGATCGAGCCCCATGTGCGCATCGACCCCGATACCGGCACCGCCAAGGAACGCGGCCTGTTCTACACCGAGAACCTGCCGCCGGAATCGCTGCTCATCGCGCCCCTGCTGGCCAGCCAGACCCGCACCGGCAAGAAAAAGGACGACAAGGAAGACTGGGAGGATGCCGCCGGGGTGATGCTCAAAATCAAGAACGTCATCAACGGCAAGCTGCTGCAAATCGGCGGTGACGCCACCACCGGGCGCGGCCTGGTGGTGGCCAAGGTGGTGGAGGGCAACTAA
- the cmr6 gene encoding type III-B CRISPR module RAMP protein Cmr6 has product MPIAAVPQYLGQDFKDASPGMRFGLLLPIWTDRQDQENQVKKQAERKSSEGREIAEMLRRYGMDATIAELCRRQCNPLPGLWEKNDFAARNAWDSIKVLTPNDRKRMKALVDRQTDLTCGIPDDALLRLDAIATSPFTTGLGNEHPLENGFSFLWPYGLPYLPGSGVKGVLRQAARELASGEWGETHEWDVHPHPKSLSPRERDFPLPSPASGRGDGDKGQSVIDILFGFESKDGDTEHLRGALSFWDVIPQIEGDSLLVEIMTPHQSHYYQEKRDRKTGDSITPHDSGQPTPIFFLTVPPGSGFTFHVQCDLAHLDRLAPELTADSQWKKLIEAAFEHAFQWLGFGAKTAVGYGAMRSDKQRQALETAAAERAAQLKEIAKKQEEKRQAEQAVPWPGARIKFNRNNGTLSVEKDGKIASALAPQGKELLETLPSEIQKKVLANQFIKVTAYVCEKTLIRLETA; this is encoded by the coding sequence ATGCCGATTGCCGCCGTGCCCCAATATCTGGGGCAAGATTTCAAGGACGCCTCCCCGGGAATGCGGTTTGGACTGCTGCTCCCGATATGGACTGACCGTCAGGATCAGGAAAATCAGGTCAAGAAACAAGCTGAGCGGAAAAGTTCCGAAGGCCGAGAAATCGCCGAAATGCTTCGACGCTACGGTATGGATGCCACCATCGCGGAGCTGTGCCGACGCCAATGCAACCCCTTGCCTGGGCTATGGGAGAAAAACGATTTCGCCGCACGTAATGCCTGGGACAGCATCAAGGTGCTCACTCCGAACGATCGCAAACGCATGAAGGCGCTCGTTGACCGTCAAACGGATTTGACCTGTGGAATTCCTGACGACGCCCTGCTCCGTCTCGACGCCATCGCCACCTCCCCCTTCACCACCGGCCTCGGCAACGAACACCCGCTCGAAAACGGCTTTTCCTTCCTCTGGCCCTATGGTTTGCCCTACTTGCCGGGCAGCGGGGTCAAGGGCGTGCTGCGTCAAGCGGCACGGGAGCTGGCCAGCGGCGAATGGGGCGAAACTCACGAGTGGGATGTGCACCCTCACCCTAAATCCCTCTCCCCCCGGGAGAGGGACTTTCCGCTCCCCTCACCCGCAAGCGGGAGGGGGGACGGGGATAAGGGCCAGTCGGTCATCGACATTCTCTTTGGCTTCGAATCAAAAGATGGTGACACCGAACACCTGCGCGGCGCGCTCAGCTTTTGGGACGTCATCCCCCAGATCGAGGGCGACAGCCTTCTGGTCGAGATCATGACCCCGCACCAGTCGCACTACTACCAGGAAAAACGCGACCGCAAGACCGGCGACAGCATCACACCCCACGACTCCGGCCAGCCCACGCCCATCTTCTTTCTCACCGTACCGCCAGGGTCCGGATTCACGTTTCATGTGCAGTGCGATCTGGCACATCTCGATCGCCTCGCACCGGAACTTACTGCCGATAGCCAGTGGAAAAAGCTGATCGAAGCCGCGTTCGAGCACGCGTTCCAATGGCTCGGCTTCGGCGCCAAGACGGCGGTGGGATATGGGGCGATGCGCTCGGACAAACAGCGCCAAGCGCTGGAAACCGCAGCCGCGGAACGTGCAGCACAACTGAAGGAAATCGCCAAAAAACAGGAGGAAAAGCGGCAAGCCGAGCAGGCTGTTCCATGGCCCGGTGCACGCATCAAATTTAACCGGAACAATGGAACGCTCTCGGTCGAGAAGGACGGCAAGATCGCCTCCGCCCTCGCGCCGCAAGGAAAAGAATTGCTGGAAACCTTGCCATCGGAAATTCAAAAGAAGGTACTCGCCAATCAGTTCATCAAAGTCACAGCCTACGTGTGCGAAAAAACCCTGATACGGCTGGAGACGGCATGA
- the cmr5 gene encoding type III-B CRISPR module-associated protein Cmr5, which produces MKTLSLSKDKPRQTLEQQRAQDAWDCAVKAKQQLGAEYDKYVDLAKSVPALIMNSGLMQVLAYLHEKSLDKKTGRPKPDDPHTHIGQHLRDALHTRFDDLPADFEGAMKKLMEAESLRFQAITAEAFAWLKWLRQMASARMGGE; this is translated from the coding sequence ATGAAAACCCTCTCCCTCAGCAAAGACAAACCCCGGCAAACGCTGGAACAACAACGTGCCCAGGATGCATGGGACTGTGCTGTCAAGGCCAAGCAGCAACTGGGGGCCGAATATGACAAATACGTCGATCTAGCCAAGAGCGTACCCGCGTTGATCATGAATTCGGGGCTGATGCAGGTATTGGCGTACCTCCACGAGAAAAGTCTGGACAAGAAAACCGGTAGACCTAAACCTGACGACCCGCATACGCACATTGGTCAGCATCTTAGGGACGCCTTGCACACGCGTTTCGATGATCTTCCTGCGGATTTCGAAGGGGCCATGAAGAAACTCATGGAAGCCGAGTCACTCCGCTTTCAAGCCATCACCGCCGAAGCCTTCGCCTGGCTCAAATGGCTGCGGCAAATGGCCAGCGCACGTATGGGAGGAGAGTGA
- the cas1 gene encoding CRISPR-associated endonuclease Cas1 produces the protein MGTLYLDRKNLELRHEGKHLCLYENGTKSGTVPIGLIDRVVIRGAVTLTSGTIGALTEEGIVLVLLSGRHGKHMATVLGRPQGDAWRRIGQYRWYHDAGYRSRWARLLVLLKLRAQHRMLTRALQERPDCRRPLTDAQDKLLQLIGKVQALPAEAAALPTLRGLEGAGAAAHFGALQSLFPPALGFTGRNRRPPRDPVNAVLSLAYTLLHFEAIAACHAGGLDPYIGFYHEPAYNRESLAADLIEPLRAHIDDWVWRLFADRALREDHFTRSGDTCLLGKTGRERFYSAFEIRCRPLRRLLRRQVYGIATRLKDDHDANGSAAA, from the coding sequence ATGGGCACACTGTATCTCGACCGCAAAAACCTCGAACTCCGCCACGAAGGCAAGCACCTTTGTCTCTACGAAAACGGCACGAAAAGCGGCACCGTCCCGATCGGTCTGATCGACCGCGTCGTCATCCGTGGCGCCGTGACACTCACCTCCGGAACCATCGGCGCCCTGACCGAAGAAGGCATCGTCCTGGTATTGCTCAGCGGTCGCCACGGCAAACACATGGCCACCGTACTGGGCCGTCCGCAAGGGGACGCCTGGCGGCGGATCGGCCAATACCGCTGGTATCACGATGCCGGCTACCGCAGCCGCTGGGCCCGCCTCCTGGTGCTGCTCAAATTGCGCGCGCAGCACCGCATGCTCACCCGTGCCCTGCAGGAACGGCCCGATTGCCGCAGGCCTCTGACCGACGCCCAGGACAAACTGCTGCAACTGATCGGCAAAGTCCAAGCCCTGCCGGCCGAAGCTGCCGCGCTGCCCACCCTGCGTGGATTGGAAGGCGCCGGAGCCGCCGCCCATTTCGGCGCTCTGCAAAGCCTGTTTCCGCCGGCGCTCGGTTTCACCGGCCGCAACCGCCGGCCGCCGCGGGACCCGGTCAATGCCGTACTGTCGCTGGCCTACACCCTGCTGCATTTCGAAGCCATCGCCGCCTGCCATGCCGGCGGGCTCGACCCCTACATCGGCTTCTATCACGAACCCGCCTATAACCGCGAGTCGCTCGCCGCCGACCTGATCGAGCCCTTACGCGCCCACATCGACGACTGGGTCTGGCGATTGTTCGCCGACCGCGCCCTGCGCGAAGACCATTTCACCCGCAGCGGCGACACCTGCCTGCTCGGAAAAACCGGTCGCGAACGCTTCTACAGCGCTTTCGAAATCCGCTGTCGGCCCTTACGCCGGCTGCTGCGGCGCCAGGTATACGGCATCGCCACCCGCCTCAAGGACGACCACGACGCCAACGGGAGTGCCGCCGCATGA
- a CDS encoding type III-B CRISPR module-associated protein Cmr3, whose amino-acid sequence MSAVAYRFLEPLDVLFLRGNKLFGDPGSFGDSLIPPWPSVAAGALRSRILADDGVDLAAFARGEIDHPALGTPMEPGPFAVTGFHVARRWASGQVELLITPPADLVISEDDRKPSAVRAIVPLSWPGGKPSSAAGLASSFILPRLPVLAERERGKPASGYWLTQAGWARYLRGEVPAVGELVSSHELWQFDHRVGVGLDAATRRAADGRLFTVQAVAMKAGVGFLAVVVGADLPSNGTVRLGGDGRAAAVQSVDFSPPQSDYESIAKARRCRLVLTTPGIFAKGWLPTGARENDKRDDGAVCFDLHGVKGWIVSAAVPRFEFVSGWDLAKWQPKPALRAAPAGSVWWLELDEGITAEALRKLVERGLWTDEQYDEEMRRAEGFNRVALAVWK is encoded by the coding sequence ATGAGCGCCGTCGCATACCGTTTTCTGGAACCCCTGGACGTGCTTTTCCTGCGCGGCAACAAGCTGTTCGGCGATCCGGGCAGTTTCGGCGATTCGCTGATCCCGCCCTGGCCTTCGGTGGCGGCGGGCGCGCTGCGCTCGCGGATACTGGCCGACGATGGCGTGGACCTGGCCGCCTTCGCGCGGGGAGAGATCGACCATCCGGCGCTGGGAACGCCCATGGAACCCGGCCCGTTTGCCGTGACGGGCTTTCACGTGGCGCGGCGGTGGGCTTCAGGCCAGGTGGAACTGCTCATCACGCCGCCAGCCGACCTGGTCATCTCGGAGGATGATCGCAAGCCATCCGCAGTGCGGGCGATCGTCCCCCTCTCCTGGCCTGGTGGCAAGCCATCGTCCGCAGCGGGGTTGGCCAGCTCCTTTATCCTGCCGCGATTGCCCGTGCTGGCCGAACGCGAGCGGGGCAAGCCCGCCAGCGGCTACTGGCTCACCCAAGCCGGCTGGGCGCGCTACCTGCGCGGTGAGGTGCCTGCTGTAGGCGAACTCGTCTCCAGCCACGAGCTTTGGCAGTTCGACCACCGGGTGGGCGTGGGTCTCGATGCCGCCACCCGTCGCGCCGCCGACGGCAGGCTCTTTACCGTGCAAGCGGTGGCGATGAAGGCCGGCGTAGGCTTCCTTGCTGTCGTTGTGGGAGCGGATCTCCCCAGCAACGGGACTGTTCGCCTAGGCGGTGACGGACGCGCGGCGGCCGTCCAATCCGTGGATTTCTCGCCGCCGCAATCGGACTACGAAAGCATCGCCAAGGCGCGCCGCTGCCGGCTCGTGCTCACCACCCCCGGCATCTTTGCCAAGGGCTGGCTGCCCACCGGGGCGCGGGAGAACGATAAGCGAGACGATGGCGCCGTGTGCTTCGATCTCCACGGCGTCAAGGGCTGGATCGTCTCGGCCGCTGTGCCGCGCTTCGAATTCGTCTCCGGCTGGGATCTCGCGAAGTGGCAGCCCAAGCCTGCGCTGCGCGCCGCCCCCGCCGGCAGCGTCTGGTGGTTGGAACTCGACGAAGGCATCACGGCGGAAGCGCTTCGCAAGCTTGTCGAGCGTGGGCTTTGGACCGATGAGCAGTACGATGAAGAAATGCGCCGCGCCGAGGGTTTCAACCGGGTGGCGCTGGCTGTCTGGAAATGA
- the csx2 gene encoding TIGR02221 family CRISPR-associated protein, with amino-acid sequence MKTLISFLGKGQLDPATGYKPATYRFEDGSQRTSPYFGLALTEYLRPDRLVILGTSGSMWDVFIEHQAQTGEHEETRLQLFDAVPANRVDDALLEKLAPLLEDRLGVPVYPVIVPYAVSQEEQVAVLGRLADTVNEGGEVFLDITHTFRTLPMLALVAAQYLERVKKTQIADIYYGALGMESENATPVVRLGGLLRLMNWVQALAAYDKDGDYGVFASLLEQEGFDTRNAEQLRLAAFRERTGNPVQAQQSLNTVYSAIEQLNTPIGRLFRPELLRRLAWCREPRRADWELALADTALERSDFLRSAIFLQESFITRKVYARKENINDYQARENVRNDHREQADFKLLTRLRNAMAHGLRANDNDVRQAMTDANKLRTKLRRIRKALFG; translated from the coding sequence GTGAAAACCCTTATCAGCTTCCTCGGCAAAGGCCAACTCGACCCCGCTACCGGCTACAAACCTGCGACCTACCGTTTCGAAGACGGCAGCCAACGCACCTCACCCTACTTCGGACTGGCGCTGACTGAATATCTGCGGCCCGACCGGCTGGTCATCCTCGGCACCTCCGGCAGCATGTGGGACGTGTTCATCGAGCATCAGGCCCAAACCGGCGAACATGAAGAAACCCGGTTGCAACTGTTTGACGCCGTACCGGCAAACCGGGTTGACGATGCGCTGCTCGAAAAACTCGCTCCGTTGCTGGAAGACCGATTGGGCGTTCCGGTATACCCCGTCATCGTGCCATATGCCGTGAGCCAGGAAGAACAGGTCGCAGTACTGGGAAGGCTCGCCGACACCGTGAATGAGGGTGGCGAGGTTTTTCTGGACATCACCCACACCTTCCGCACCCTGCCGATGCTCGCGCTGGTCGCCGCCCAATACCTTGAGCGGGTCAAGAAAACCCAAATCGCCGATATTTACTACGGCGCTTTAGGCATGGAGAGCGAAAATGCCACCCCCGTGGTGCGTCTAGGCGGCCTGCTCCGGCTCATGAACTGGGTTCAAGCCCTAGCCGCCTATGACAAAGACGGGGATTATGGCGTTTTCGCCTCATTGCTCGAGCAGGAAGGCTTCGATACGAGAAACGCCGAACAGCTACGCTTGGCCGCCTTCCGTGAACGCACCGGTAATCCGGTCCAGGCCCAGCAATCGCTCAACACCGTCTATTCAGCGATCGAGCAACTGAATACGCCGATCGGCAGATTATTCCGACCGGAACTGCTACGCCGGCTGGCGTGGTGCCGCGAACCCCGCCGCGCCGACTGGGAGCTGGCATTGGCGGACACCGCACTGGAGCGCTCCGATTTCCTGCGCAGCGCGATCTTTCTGCAGGAAAGCTTCATCACCCGCAAGGTCTACGCGCGCAAGGAAAACATCAACGACTACCAGGCGCGCGAGAACGTCCGGAACGATCATCGGGAGCAGGCCGACTTCAAGTTGCTTACTCGATTGCGCAACGCCATGGCCCACGGCCTGCGCGCCAATGACAACGACGTACGGCAGGCGATGACAGACGCGAATAAGCTACGGACGAAGCTCCGACGGATCCGGAAAGCGCTCTTCGGTTAA
- a CDS encoding type II toxin-antitoxin system VapC family toxin, translated as MRLLLDTHVFLWLIWDGPELPPAMREILSDPDHTLFLSAVSVGEATQKPAQGKLTVHAPEGAWAHFVRHQNLVGMSASFISRQPAPPG; from the coding sequence GTGAGATTGCTGCTCGATACCCATGTATTCCTGTGGTTGATCTGGGATGGGCCAGAACTTCCGCCTGCGATGCGCGAGATCCTTTCCGACCCCGATCACACCCTTTTCCTGAGCGCGGTTTCGGTGGGGGAAGCAACGCAAAAACCCGCCCAGGGCAAGCTCACGGTGCATGCGCCGGAAGGCGCGTGGGCGCATTTCGTACGACATCAGAACCTTGTAGGAATGAGCGCATCGTTCATTTCCAGACAGCCAGCGCCACCCGGTTGA
- the csx16 gene encoding CRISPR-associated protein Csx16 has protein sequence MTTFFITRHAGAHLWAEQEGIRVDRLVDHLDPAEIEPGDTVLGTLPVNLAAEVCARGGRYLHLSLVLPAEWRGRELSADDLRRFGARLEQFEVRATPSAGRPYGPVGRDAGDETEARHCQRTTDSVTGNTGVSSEQTDP, from the coding sequence ATGACTACCTTCTTCATCACCCGCCACGCCGGCGCCCACCTCTGGGCGGAACAGGAAGGCATCCGCGTCGACCGGCTGGTCGACCATCTCGATCCGGCGGAAATCGAGCCGGGCGATACGGTGCTAGGCACCCTGCCGGTCAACCTCGCCGCCGAAGTTTGCGCCCGCGGCGGCCGGTATCTGCACCTCAGTCTGGTCTTGCCGGCGGAATGGCGGGGGCGGGAACTTTCCGCCGACGATCTCCGCCGCTTCGGGGCGCGCCTGGAACAATTCGAGGTGCGGGCCACCCCGTCGGCTGGACGGCCATACGGTCCCGTCGGTCGTGATGCTGGAGACGAAACCGAAGCTCGGCATTGCCAGCGGACGACCGATTCCGTAACGGGAAATACTGGAGTAAGTTCCGAACAAACCGATCCGTGA
- a CDS encoding type II toxin-antitoxin system Phd/YefM family antitoxin: MALVEQGETVVIARRNKPVSELHPVQGPSPSKARRPIGLAKGMGHVGPEFF; encoded by the coding sequence TTGGCTTTGGTTGAACAGGGCGAGACCGTAGTGATCGCGCGGCGCAACAAGCCGGTCTCCGAGCTGCATCCGGTCCAGGGTCCCTCTCCTTCCAAGGCGCGGCGGCCGATCGGACTCGCCAAAGGCATGGGACACGTCGGCCCCGAATTTTTTTGA
- a CDS encoding CRISPR-associated endonuclease Cas1 yields MKPLYLYGSQLQVANDGAALKISQPEQAPRWYPLGRLSRVVSACNVEWTTAALLRCAESGITVTFLDGDGRLVMRCIGPRPSPHDRFAQRLDEFLQHPDRDVLYAVWLEGVERNAIRSLIRRAGLIFTPDLTAPELRRLFLASAKDMGGYDAYRAIGAHLRCLLNSHVTQTLHDLGVDLGQCTAVGFDPVTGWVRLLRWEFELPCAAWLEHRLQQGRIAECPSPAEIVAWYERRRERLDWLTRSITSRMHRWLIETE; encoded by the coding sequence ATGAAACCGCTCTATCTCTACGGCAGCCAGTTGCAAGTCGCCAACGACGGCGCCGCGCTGAAAATCAGCCAGCCCGAACAGGCGCCGCGCTGGTACCCCCTGGGCCGGTTGTCCCGCGTGGTATCCGCGTGCAACGTCGAATGGACCACTGCGGCGCTGCTGCGGTGCGCCGAGTCCGGTATCACCGTGACCTTCCTCGATGGTGACGGCAGGCTCGTCATGCGCTGCATCGGACCGCGTCCCTCACCGCACGACCGCTTCGCCCAGCGCCTCGACGAATTCCTCCAGCATCCCGATCGGGACGTACTCTACGCCGTCTGGCTCGAAGGCGTCGAGCGCAACGCCATCCGCAGCCTGATCCGCCGCGCCGGACTCATCTTCACACCCGACCTCACCGCTCCGGAACTGCGCCGGCTGTTCCTTGCCTCCGCCAAAGACATGGGCGGGTACGACGCCTACCGGGCCATTGGCGCTCACCTCCGCTGCCTGTTGAATTCCCACGTCACCCAGACCCTGCACGATCTCGGCGTAGACCTGGGCCAGTGTACCGCGGTCGGCTTCGACCCCGTCACCGGGTGGGTCCGCCTGTTGCGGTGGGAATTCGAGCTGCCCTGTGCAGCGTGGCTGGAACACCGGCTGCAGCAAGGCCGAATCGCTGAATGTCCGTCGCCGGCCGAAATCGTAGCCTGGTACGAACGACGGAGAGAAAGGCTCGACTGGCTGACCCGCAGCATCACCTCCCGCATGCACCGCTGGCTCATAGAAACGGAGTGA
- the cas2 gene encoding CRISPR-associated endonuclease Cas2, whose product MAKRTLYLGAYDVSDDTRLRAALKVLRNYSTGGQKSVFECFLSALEKRQLLEDIAGVIDLTEDRFFLIRLDPASKVAVLGTAIAPADPAYYYVG is encoded by the coding sequence ATGGCGAAACGCACCCTTTACCTCGGCGCTTACGACGTCTCCGACGACACCCGCCTCCGGGCCGCACTGAAAGTGCTGCGCAATTACAGCACCGGCGGCCAGAAGTCGGTATTCGAATGTTTTCTGAGCGCCTTGGAAAAACGCCAATTACTGGAAGACATCGCCGGCGTCATTGACCTCACCGAAGACCGCTTCTTCCTGATCCGGCTCGACCCGGCATCCAAAGTCGCGGTACTCGGCACCGCCATAGCGCCGGCCGATCCCGCCTACTACTACGTCGGCTGA